The Vigna angularis cultivar LongXiaoDou No.4 chromosome 6, ASM1680809v1, whole genome shotgun sequence genome contains the following window.
GCTCAATCATGTTTCATCGACCAACCACCACTGGAAAGAGTTAAAATCATGTTTCATCGACCAACCACCagataaaatttgttttccCCCGCGAACCCTAAACCTCAACTTCCCCTAGTTTCATTTAGATTTGGATTTCGCAGTTACAGAGAAGatcaacatttaattttattttattttccaactTTGTCCCTACTTAAAATGGTCTTTCCACTctgtatatttcatttttaatttaaaaatttaaaaatttaaaaaatataattcagtGAGATTTTTAATGTCACGTAATAAAAAACTACACAGTCAGCATACCATTCTTAATAGCATAAAAAACTACACTGTCAGCATACCCTTCTTAACGGCGTCATCTCAATTTGACGGAAAGActctatttgattcaattttacaaaaataaaaactcgaGATGCCGAAAAAGAAGGAGACCTATTTAAGATTCTAGACGAAAATAAAGACTTATTGATAGATTAAACCTATTATTTATAAGAGTGACTTGTTTATATTTCATCCTTTCCATCAAGAATTGCCTTGTAGAAGATGTTagatacatttaaaaaaaaaaacgtatatttttttaataacactTATCGCcctttcaattatattaaagCGAATCCATTAACTTTCTAACTTTTTCTTATTGAAGTCGACTTCTCAAAAACGTCCATCTTTACAATTTACACGTATGAAAACTTTCATGGCTTTAATGTGATAAAATCAGTATAATTTCCATTGAAAATCTTCTTTCACTGgcaagaaatttttttatgcgaTCCTCGTAAATTATTTTcctatttaatttgtataatttccctccttttctaaatatatacttttctaAAGAGGGTGTAGTAGTGTGACAGAAAGAAGTATCTTTACTACATTTTACAGTATTAATTTATCTACAGGATGGCATATGATATTGACATGGACTTgatatttaaaacttgtttatagctgtctttttcaataaatataaacttgGAACAGTAGGATCAAAAATTAAGGtaggagagaaaaataaaggCCATGCAGTGTCTTTTTAGAGGAATGTCCAGCACCCTCAGTAAGTACCATAAATTAGCTATTCACCTACAGAGTTTTCATAAAATCAGCTCTTTGaacttttttatgtaaaatattctaagtaaaaaacaaaaaaacaagagATGTTGTAGCTATAACAAAATGGTGAATAAGTTTCAAGTAGTTCACCGTAGCGTTTCACTTTCAGAAAAGCTAAGGTGAATATTTGGTACAGACTGAATCGTATATGGCAGAGACGCAATCTTTCCAAACCTGCCAATAGCGGAAGCAGAAGAAAAATTGTACTGGCAGGggtagaaaaaaaagaagaaaacagcACTGCAATTAAAGAAAGATAGgtcaatttttgttttcctttttagtTTTCACCATTTACGTATTCAACTTATCCAACGAAACCACCCTTTCCTTTCCCTCCAATAATAACTCACTGTCCTACAATTGACAAATGACTTCATCTATTTACACCTTCCTACACTCAATTAAATTGCTCACCAAATCACTTCAGACACTGATCAAACAAAGTACTACACAATTAATACTAGTATGAGTTAACCATCACTACTAATAATCACTAACAATAATATCAACTATGTCTTCACCACTAATTTCACCAACTCCATGCTGTCATCGCCGCCACAATTCGCTTGCCTACAGAAATATGAAGCACTCCAACGACACAAGTGGGTTTTCTAGTGATTCGTTAGCCGAAGAAGGCCACTTACCCTCCATATTCGAATTCTCCAATTTCCGGCCAGCGCTCTCCGCCGCCGCCGCTCTCACCCGTGCGGGTGATTGATTTGTTCTCCTTGCCGACGGACTACGACCCACGATGGATCTAGCTGCCCCGCTGTCGATGCGGGTAGCCGGCGACCTGGATCGACGGCCGGAATTCTCGCCGGCGTCTCGTCGGCGAGGCTGGTTCCCACTTACTCCATTGCCCATTTGAACAACTCTCACCGACCCAGCATTTCTTCTTCCCGGCGACTGCTCCGCCCTTCTTGCAGGGGACTTCCCCGCCGTTCTTTCCCTTCGGGCCCCTAGCTCGCCGGAAAAGGAGCGCGCTTTACGAACCTTTGTTGGAGATCCGTTGACCCTCTGACGCGACTCTTCGTCGGCGAGCGTGGACACGCTCTCGCTCACACTGCAAACTTCAGAAACCTCAGAGATCTCTTCGGGCTTGATGAATAACTTCTCCTTCTCGTTCTTAACTTCGGTCTCTGTGGGCTTCTCCGCATCGAATTTGGGCTTCCATTTGGGTGTTTCTGACAACACTTCCTTCACCGTCTCTTCCTCCGGTGGCGGTGCTCTGTTTTCTGAACCTTTAGTAGTAGATCTTAGTGGTGGCTCACGAGGCTTGCTTGAGGATGAAGAATAAGATCTGTCGGTACTGACACAGCAACCCATTTTAGAAATGTTAAGCAGAGTGGTGGTGGCAGGTTGCTTGGTTCCAACAAAGACAGGAACATGGGAAGTTGCTAGTGAAAGAGTAAGGTGTTACAAAAGAGAACGAGAAAGTGGAAGGGTTGCTCCATTAGATATTGCAGTATTGTAGTGAAAAGTAGCAGTAGCAATAGTTGAAGAGGGAGAGGACAGGAGAGAAGAAACAGAAAATGATGAAAGGAAGAGTGAAGATTTGCAGGTCAATGGGAAGACATTTATTGAAAGATATCTTCACTGATCTTGAAAGCAATTTGACGGGCGAgcagttaaaattaatttcatactatatatatatatatatatatatatatatatatatatatatatatgttaattataacaaaattaaatattttaaggacACTACACAATCACCTACGTAGTTTATATGTCAAATAGATTCATTgcatgttttaaaaataaaaaaaagtaaataattggtttaatataaaaaatttgattctattattttcttttaaactcttTTActgtttaataattaaaataaataaatataagtttaatttataataatttttatatatgtttattaagtaaaaattaataataatataattatttttgagaGTTCTCTCCTCTTTGtgttttttgataaatttataattctcagtagttattttaattacatattaacgtaattttttatttaaaaagtatgtatgtaaaaatattaaaaattaaatatgtgtttagttatattaataattaacaaaaaatcaaataaaattaaaattatcatctTAAAA
Protein-coding sequences here:
- the LOC108342265 gene encoding uncharacterized protein LOC108342265; the protein is MGCCVSTDRSYSSSSSKPREPPLRSTTKGSENRAPPPEEETVKEVLSETPKWKPKFDAEKPTETEVKNEKEKLFIKPEEISEVSEVCSVSESVSTLADEESRQRVNGSPTKVRKARSFSGELGARRERTAGKSPARRAEQSPGRRNAGSVRVVQMGNGVSGNQPRRRDAGENSGRRSRSPATRIDSGAARSIVGRSPSARRTNQSPARVRAAAAESAGRKLENSNMEGKWPSSANESLENPLVSLECFIFL